From the Streptomyces sp. NBC_00390 genome, the window GCGCCGGTCTTGGTCTCGAGCACATCCCCCAGACCGCCGAGGTCGAAGGCGTCGCCGAGTTCGCCCGACCCCGTGTAGGGGGTACGCAGCAGCAGCATCGCGAGGGTGGCCGCGGTGAGCGTGATCCAGCCCTGGACGACCAGGCGCTGCACGGGCCGTACCGAGGCACCCCGCTGCCAGCACACGAGCACGAAGGCGGCACCGCCGGCGAGCAGGATGAAGCCTGCGTACGAGGCGTAGCGCGCGACCCCGTAGAGGAAGCCGACGACTCCGCCGCCCGCCTCCTCGTCGGGCAGCGCGACCGTGGTCTTCGAGGGCGCCCCGATGGCGAAGGTGAAGGCACCGGAGACGGGATGGCTGTCCGCGGAGACCGCCTGCCAGGCCACGGTGTAGGTGCCGTTGGGGAGTCCGGCCTGCAGATCGACTCCGTAGACGACGCTGCCGCCGCTGCCGAGGTCGCGGACCTCGGCCTTGTCGGCGCGCTTGCCGCTGGGCTCCAGGACCCGGATCGAGTTCTCGCCCATGGCGATCTGCTCGGAGAAGGTGAGTGTGACCTGCTTGGGGGCGGTGGCGACCACCGCCCCGTCCTTCGGGTTGCTTCCGGTCAGCGCGGCATGTGCCGACGCGGGACCCGCGCCGGCCAGCAGCGCGCCGAGCACCGTGCCGATGAGCACGGTGACGGCGAGCAGCAGCCGGACCGGGGCCGGTCCGAAGCGCGGGGCGGTGGCTGTCATGGCGTCATCAGTCCCTCGGTCGGTCCTCAGTGCTTCGCAGGGTTGTACGTGGCTTCCTTGACGGGAAGCTCGACCCTGATCGGACCGGACTTCTCGAAGTGCAGCTCCACGGAGACCTTCTGGCCCTTTTCCGGCTTCTGCTTGAGCGCCATGAACATGATGTGGCTGCCGCCGCGCTCGAGGTCGAGGGAGCCGTCCGCGGGGACGTCGAAGGCCTTCACCTGCTGCATCCGCTGGTTCTTCGACGTGTGGATGGTGATGTCGTCGGAGAGGTCACTGGTGACCGAGGTGAGCTTGTCCGCCGTACCGCCGTTGTTGACGACGGTCAGGAACCCGGCGGCCATGTCGTCGCCGACGGGCTGCGGCATGAACGCACCGCTGACCTTCAACTCGGGTCCGCTGTCCGCCGAGCAGCCCGCCAGGGCCAGTCCCGCGGTCATGACCAGGGCGACGGCGAAGGGGGTGCGGCGCATCACGGCGTCTCCCCCTTGATCAGCTCCGGCAGGTCCGCGGCGTACTCCTGGTGCGAGGTGTCGTCGTCGTACAGGACATAGCCCTGATCCGTCTTCGGGGAGAAGGCGAGGACCTGCGCGCCGTGCATGGACACGACCGTGCCGTCCTTCTCCTTCTTCGGCGGGTCGATGCCGATGCCGACCTGGCGCGCTCCCGCCTGGATGGTCGGGAAGTCGCCGCTGAGGCCGATGAAGGACGGATCACCGGCGCTGCGCAGCCACTTGCCGAGCTCGGCCGGGGTGTCCCGCTCCGGGTCGGTGGTGACGAATACGACCTGGAGCTTGTCCCGGTCCGCCTCGGGCAGCTGCTTCCTCGCGATGGCGAGGTTGCTCATCGTCAGCGGACAGACGTCGGGGCAGTGCGTGTAGCCGAAGAAGAGCAGCGTCGGCTTGCCCTTGGTCCGCTCCCGCAGGTCGAACTTCTTGCCGTGGGTGTCGGTCAGCACGAGGTCCGGCTTGGTGAACGGCCGGCTGAGCACGGTCGCGGCCTTGGGTTTCGCCTCGGCCGAGACCTGTGCCGCAGGGGTGCCGTCACCGTTCGCGGCGAGGGCGAATCCCGCCGCGACCGCGAACGCGACCGCGACGGCGGCTCCCGCGATCAGCGGAGCGCGCCGGGCGCGGCTCGGCGCCGCGTCACTCTTCGGGTTGTGCATGGGGTTCTCTTTCACGGACGTGGTCCCGCGCGCTCGTCAGGCCGACCGGCGGCGTCGGGCCAGGACACCGAAGGCCAGACCGGCGCCGCCGACGACGATTCCGGCGATGCCGAGGACGCGGGCCGTGGTGTCGCTGCCGGAGCCGGAGGCCGAAGCCGGCTCGTCGTGGTGACCGGCGTTCTCGCCGCCGTCCTTCGATCCCTTGGCGTCGGCACCTGCCGCACCGCCGCCGTGGTGGTCCTCGGTGGCGGCCGAGAGCGTGAGCACCGGCGCGGGCGACTCAGGCTCCTCGGCGCCCTTCTCGGGCTCCTCGATCCAGCGCACGACGTCCTTGTTGTCGTACGTCTGAACGGCCTTGAACACCAACTGGTCGGCGTCCTCGGGCAGCTGCCCGATCGAGAGCGGGAACTGCTGGAACTGACCCGGACCGATCTTGGAACCGTCCGCGGTCCAGGTGACCTTGGTGGCCGCCTCGGTGATCTGGTTGCCGTGCAGCTCGAGCGGCTTGTCCAGCTTGGACTTGGTGACCTCCACCTTCCAGCCCGGCACCGGCTGCGGCATCACGGACGCCAGCGGGTGCTCGGCCGGCAGGCTGACCTCGAGCTTGATCGTCGAGGCGTTGTCGCGCTCGTTGGGGACCTTGAAGTTGACGGTGGCGTAGCCGCCCTTGGCCGCCGGGCCCTGCGGCTGCACGGTGACATGCGCGAAGGCGGTGCCGGAGACGAGCAGCACGGAGGAGACGGCGACGCCGCCGGCAAGCGCGATACGGGAAACGTTCATGAGGTGGGAACACTCCACGGTGAAGGAGAGGGGATGTGCCGGCACACGGGTGCGCGGACACAGCGGCACCACTCCCGTCGAGTGGGCCGCGTCAGGCTGCCAGGAGTACGGCCGGTGGCCCGCGCCTGATCACCGTGTGCGCGAGTACATGGCCGGCGACCGGAACCCGGGGCGCCGCCGCGGCGGGCACCGTACGCACAGCCGGGCCGAGCCCGCCCGCGGGACCGCTCAGCAGGGCCCGTACGAGAACGAGCGCGGCCCGCAGCGCGCGCAGCCACGCCGTCTCGGCGACCTCATGGGCCGAGTCGGCCGACATCCGCATCAGCCGGAGCAGCGCCGCATCCCCGCGGCGCAGTAGCAGACCGGTCGCCAGGGCGGCCAGCAGATGCCCGAGCAGCATGGGCAGGGTGGGCAGCAGACCAGGAGCCTCGGCGGCCTCGGCGGTATGCATGTGGGCGGCCTGCTGTGCGGCCGGATCCATGCCGGCCATCGTGACGATGCGCCGGGCGTCGGCGGGCGTCATGGCGGCGGCACCCGCACCGCACACCAGCTTGGCCGCCATCCTGACGACCGTTTCGTCCGCGGTCGGAGCGAGCCGCAGATGCTGCTGTCCGGCCGTGAACAGGGTGTGCAGTCCGAGTTGTCCGACCGTCAGCGCGGCGGCGATGGCCGGCAGCGAACGCTCCCGCCCCGCGAACGGCACCACCAGGGCGAACACCCCGGCGAAGCCGAGAGTCAGGGTCCACCAGGGGAGGGCCGCGCAGGCGGCCAGCACATGTCCCGTCCCGGACAGCACGACACAGACCGCGGTGAACACCGCGGCCCTCAGCAGCCGCAGACCGGCTCCGGTGCGCGCTCGATGCAGGGACGACATGGCCGGGTCATCATCGCACTGCGCCGCCGGCGACCGTACGGCAGGTCCGGAAGATCCCCTTTGCTGCCCTCGGGGCGGGCGTGTGCCGCTCTCATTGCGGGCGGGCGTGCGCGACATACACCCGGTGGTGCGCCCCGCGCATCCGCTGAATGAGGGGTATCACATCAAAGGTGCGCTTACCGACCGTGTATGGGGGCAATACGTATCGGTATGTCGAGCCGCAGCCAGGAGGCTGGAGCATGAGCATCTGGTGGTCACTCCATCTGCGGCGCGAGGCTGCCAGCGTCCCGCTCGCCCGGCGGCTTCTGCTCGGCACGATGGAGACCGCGGGCGTCGACCCGGACGTCTCCTACGACCTGTCGGTCGCTCTGAGCGAAGCCTGTGCGAACGCTGTGGAGCACGGCGGCGACCTGCACTCCGGCGGAGCCTCGCAGGCGTACCGCGTCACGGCGTATCTGGACGGCGAGAAGTGCCGTATCGAGGTGGCGGATTCGGGACCCGGTTTTCCCGCACCAGGACCGGGCTCTGCCGTCCGGCGCGGGGCGGTGCCGGGGGCGGCGGTCCCCGCCGTCACCGCGGAGAGCGGCCGCGGGCTGTGTCTGATCGAGCAGCTCGCCGACCATGTGCAGGTGAGCAACCGGCCGGGGCACGGCGTGGTGGTCTGCTTCGACAAGATCCTCAAATGGCGCGAGGGCGCGCTGCTCAGGGTCTCCTGAGCGGCGCGCCCCCGTCGTGACGCCGGTCAGCCCTGCTTGAGGGCGGCCATCCAGGTCTCGATCTCGTCGGCCTGGCGCGGCAGCGCGGCCGAGAGGTTCCGGTTGCCGTCCTCGGTGACGAGGATGTCGTCCTCGATCCGGACGCCGATGCCGCGATACTCCTCGGGCACCGTCAGGTCGTCGGCCTGGAAGTAGAGGCCGGGCTCCACGGTCAGGCACATGCCGGGCTCCAGCGTGCCGTCGACATACGCCTCGGTACGGGCGGCGGCGCAGTCGTGGACGTCCATGCCGAGCATGTGCCCGGTGCCGTGGAGCGTCCAGCGGCGCTGCAGGCCCAGCTCGAGCACGCGCTCCACCGGGCCTTCGACCAGGCCCCACTCGACCAGCTTCTCGGCGAGCACGCGCTGTGCGGCGTCGTGGAAGTTGCGGTACTTGGCCCCGGGCTTGACCGCCGCGATACCCGCCTCCTGAGCCTCGTACACCGCGTCGTAGATCTTGCGCTGCAGCTCGGTGAAGCGGCCGTTGATCGGCAGGGTGCGCGTGATGTCGGCGGTGTAGAGGGTGTGGGTCTCCACACCGGCGTCGAGCAGCAGCAGATCACCGGAGCGGACCGGGCCGTCGTTGCGCACCCAGTGCAGGGTGGTGGCGTGCGGGCCCGCCGCGCAGATGGAGCCGTAGCCGACGTCGTTGCCCTCGACGCGGGCGCGCAGGAAGAACGTTCCCTCGATGTAGCGCTCGCTGGTGGCCTCGGCCTTGTCCAGGACCTTGACGACGTCCTCGAAGCCGCGCGCGGTGGAGTCGCACGCCTTCTGCAGCTCGCCGATCTCGAACTCGTCCTTCACCGCGCGGGCCTCGGAGAGGTGGACCCGCAACTCCTCGTCGCGCTCCGCGGTGACCTTGTCGGCCAGCGCCGCCTCGATCCCGGCGTCGTGGCCGCGTACGACACGGACCGGACCGGTCGCCTCGCGCAGCTTCTCGGGCAGCTCCCGCACGTCCTCGGCCGGGATGCCCAGCAGCTGCTCGGCCTCGGCGAGGGAGTGGCGACGGCCCACCCACAGCTCGCCCTGGCCGGACAGCCAGAACTCGCCGTTCTCCCGGTTGGAACGGGGCAGCAGATGGATGGTCGCCTCGTGCCCGTCGCCCTTGGGCTCCAGCACCAGTACGCCGTCCTCGGTCTGGTCGCCGGTCAGATACGCGTACTCGGTGGCCGCACGGAAGCTGTACTCGGTGTCGTTCGAGCGGGTCTTCAGGTTGCCCGCGGGGATCACCACACGCTCACCGGGGAAGCGCGCCGAGAGCGCGGCACGGCGGGCGGCGGTCTGTGCGGCCTGCGGTACGGGCGCGAGATCGCGCAGCTCGGTGTCGGCCCAGCCGGTCGTCATGTTCTCGGCCAGCTCGTCGGACACGCCCGGGTACAGGCCGTTCTTGCGCTGCTTGATCGGCTGCTCTTCCTCTTCCGCGCCCGCTGCGGTAGCAGCGAGATCGGATTCCGCCGGGGTGAGCTCCTCGGCCACGTCTGCCTCCTGGGCCTCTCGGCCTTGCCTGATACGACACGGGAAACCCCTGCTTCCCTCCGGGCCGGTCGGGCCTTCGGGCAGGGGTGACGACTCCATCGTATGTGCGACAGGAAGATCGCCTGCAGTGATGTGAGAAACCAGCCAGTACTCAGTCAAAACGGGCGGCCAGCAGGACGATGTCCTCGCCGCCGTCCATCCGGTCGAGACCTTCGGGCAGCACGGTGTGCAGAACATGGTCGGCGATCGCGCCCGGGTCGTCGCGGACCGCCTTCGGTACGGCGGCGGCCGCCGAGTGCAGCCGCGCGAAGGCCCGGTCCATGGGGTCACCGGTGCGTCGCAGCAGACCGTCGGTGTACAGCAGCACCGTTTCTCCCGGCTCCGCGGAGAGTTCCACGCTCGGTGCCTCCCAGCAGGCGAGCATGCCCAGCGGAGCCGACAGCGAGGTCTCGACGAACTCCGTACGCCGCTCACCGACCACCAGCGGCGGGGTGTGCCCCGCCCCGGCCAGCACGATCTTGCGGGCCGCCGGCTCGGCGTACGCGAACAGTGCGGTGGCGGTACGCGCCGGTTCGGTCAGCCGCAGCAGCAGCTCCAGATCGGAGAGGACGGCGACCGGGTCCTCGCCCTCCATCACGGCGTACGCCCGCAGGGACGCCCGCAGCCGGCCCATCGCCGCCAGCGCGCTCGGCCCTGAGCCGCTGACCGACCCGACCGCGAGTCCCAGCGCGCCTTCGGGCAGCGGAAGCGCGTCGTACCAGTCGCCCCCGCCGTGCGGGCCGGTGCGATGCCGGGCGGCGAGCTGGACACCGGGCACCCGCGGCAGCCGGCTGGGCAGCAGCTCCTCGGCGACGGTCGCCACGGTGGCGCGCGCATGCTCCAGCTCCAGCAGCCGGGCCAGGTGTTCGGTGGCGTAGCGCATGTAGAGCCCGGCGAGATGGCACCGGCGCTCTCCGGGGGCGGCCGGCTCGTCGTACAGCCAGACGGCCGCGCCGAGCGTGCCGGACCCGTCGCCCGCGAGCGGCAGGGTGTAGCTGGCCGCGTAGCCGAGGCGGATCGCGACCTCGCGATGGCGGGGGTCGAGCGCCGGGTCGCCGAGCAGATCGGGGTGCGCCACGGCCTGCGGCACGCCGGGCCGCCCCGGGCGGCCGGGCTGGGGGGCCAGGCCGTCCAGGATCCTGCCGTACGCGGTGGCGCTGCGCGGAACGGTCTCGATATGGCCGAGCTCGGCATGGGTGAGACCGAGGCCCTTGGCGAGCGAGGGTCCGCGGCCTCCGTGGAAGCAGTCGTCGCGCAGGGGGCCGGGGCGCGGCTCGAGAGTGACCAGGCCCCGGCGGGCACCGACCAGCGCGGCACCTGCGCGCAGCAGCTCGTCCAGTGCCTCGTCGAGCGTGGCCGTTCTGGCCAGACGCTCGGTCAGCTCATGGAGGGTGGTCAGATCGGAGACCCAGCCGGCGAGCCGGTCCTGAATCAGCGCGCCCGGAGCGGGCGGTGCGGCGGGGACCGAGGGCAGGGGTGCAGCAGCGGCGGCAGTGTGCGGGGGGCCGGCAACCGTGGAATCGATTCCGGCCACTTTCGGCAGGTGAGGGGCGCTCATGTCAGCCGGCTTTCCGGCAGGTGCGTTTTGCTCAATAGCATCGCAAACCCCCATGTCATTCTGCGCCGCTATCAATGCATCCACATGTACACGTACACGTAAGGTGATGTCCAGCATTGTCCCGGTGGGATCAGTGGTGTCTGTGGGGGTGTGAACTTGGCTGAAAAATGCACCCGATGGCGGTTGATTGCGGTCTGCTGAGGGTGATCGGCGTGGGGATCCCCGTAGGGCGCAGGCCTGAGGGGAAGCGTCATTCCACACCTGCTGGGTACGTAAACGGTGATGGCCAGGGGCGGTTGGGACAGCCCCGGAACCCGGCGGCGGGCCGCGGCGTCCTAACAGCCGAAGGTCGCGCCCCATCCCGAGTGGCGGGAAAAGATACAGCGGGACAGCAAGCGCCGGGCGCGCGCCACCCCTCGCCACGCGTTTAATGGAGTAAGCCCCACGTTGGGCCCCCGGGCGGCGATCCTGTCGCTGAACAGTGGGGGTCGCCCATGCCACCGGCATGGGCGGTGACGCGCCGATCAGTACCGCATTTGTACGCACAGTGAAGAGCTGCACACATGGTGTGATGTGGACCCCGGCGTTCAACGGAAAGGAACGAGCGCTCATGCGCGAGATCCTCGGAAGGCGACGCAGGCTCCGGTACCGGCGGAAAAGGGGGCCAGTCCAGCTCGACGCAGCGCTCACCTGCGCCGTCGAGTGGCAATGGCCCGTACTGCCCGGTGCAGGACCGAAGGCGACCGGCAGCCGCGGCGACCGCGGGCGCGGCTGCTCCTGCCCCGACTCCGAGTGCGTTGTACCCGGCGCACACCCCTTCGACCCCGGAATTCTGGCGGCGACCACCGACGAGCGCATGGTGCGCTGGTGGTGGACCAACCGGCCCGCCGCCCCGATCGTGCTGGCCACCGGGGGCCGCGCGCCGTGCGCGCTGAGTCTGCCGGCCGTCGCCGCCGCCCGCGCGCTGTCGGCGCTCGACGGTATGGGCATGCGGCTCGGGCCGGTCGTCGCGACGCCCACAAGATGGTCCATCCTGGTTGCCCCGTACACCCTCGAGCAGCTCGGCGAGCTGCTCTTCGCCAAGGACTGCGTGCCGAGTTCGCTGCGCTTCCACGGTGACGGCGGCTATCTGGTGCTGCCGCCGTCGGAGACGGGCGCTGGGCAGGTGCGGTGGGAGCGGGCGCCGCTGCCCGGTTCAGCGACACCTTGGCTGCCGGATGTGGAGGCGGTCGTGGACGCACTGGTGGAGGCGAGCGCGAGCAGCGCACCCGACAGTGGTCTGTACCCGCCGGAGGCGGGCGAGGGCAGCCGACTCACCTACTGACGCATCCGCAGTAGTCATGGACCTCGATACGGCCCGGCTCTCCCACCCGTCGCGCTGTCACTCGTACGGGTAAGAGCTGGGCCGAGTTGGGCCGGTCGTACGCGTGCGGCGGCGGGAGCGCCTGTCATCCGTCGATATCTTCGGGCCACCGTCAACAATCCCAGCGCGAAGCCGGCAGGTGGCCCATGAATCTCCGTATGTTCGGGATCACCGCCCTGGTGGTGTGCGGCACGCTTCTGCCGCTCACTGCCTCCGCCGGGCCCGCTCATGGTCCCCGGCGGGACACGGGCCGGGCGGAGGCTGAACCTGCCGGTGATGCGAAGATCGACGGCGAGCCGCACCCCCACACGGGCGCATCCGACATGTCCGATGTGATCTCCGGGAGGCGAGGGGCCGACGGGGCCAGGGACATCGGTGAGTCGGGCGGCGCCCCGGATGCACGCCCCCTGACGGCCTCGCGATGTGGGCCGGAAGTCGCCTCCCCGGAGGGTGTCGAGGCACAGACATGTGTGCTTGACGAGGGCCGCGACACCTGGGCGCGTGTCTACTACCGCAACGCGACGGGCGAGGAATTGTCGTCCGTGCTCACCCTGATGGCGCCCGGCGGACGCACCCTGCAGACGAACTGCGCGATCGGGACCGGAGATGAGCCGGGCGCCTGCGAGACCCGAAAGAGCCCTCGCGGGGTGCGGCTTCGGCGTACTGGGCGGTGGCGGAGTTCGCCGTTTCCGATGGCGCCGGTGACGGGCCGCTGTTGCTTCGATCGGGAAGCAACTCCGCGACAACCAATGCGCGTTGAGGCTGGAGTGCGCTCAGCGGAAATGGAAGCGCCCGGTCGCTGGCGACGGGGGATGCACCAGCGACCGGGCTTCTAGAACCGTAACAAGAGATCTGCGGTTCGCAAATTCGATCTCTGTTATTCGGACAAGGATTTACCTGCCGGCAAGGCAAGTTGTGACTGGAGTCACCTATCGGTCGACCGAAACCGTCACTCTCAGCTGAGGGTCACCTGGCGATTGGTGAGCCCGCCTCGTGCCCGGCGCTCCTCCGCCGTCAGCGGAACATCGCTCGCGAGGGCCTCGGTGAGCCGCTCGGCGAACTCGGCGGCGGGCTTCTCGCACTCCTCGGCGCCCATCCCGCTCGGCAGGTCCCACACCGGCACCATCAGCCCGTGGGCGCGGAAGGAACCGACCAGCCGCGTGCCCTCACCGAGCGAGTCGGTGCCGGCGGCATGCAGCCGGGCGAGCGCGTCCAGGAGCTGCTCCTCGGGGTGGGGCATGACCCAGCGGAGGTGGTTCTTCTCCGGCGTCTCGCACCAGTACGCGGAGTCCACATCGGCAAGCTTCACCGTCGGGATCGCCGCGGCGTCCGCGCGCTCCAGGGAGGCGGCCACCTCGGGGGACGCCTGCTCGGCCGATTCCGGGATCCAGAACTCGAACCCGGAGTGGACGACCGGCTCGAACGGCGCCTGCGGGTCGAGCAGGTCCTGCAGCCGTACGCCGTCGGCCTCGGCGCCGCCGCCCGTCACCGGCATGCCGGGGGTGGCGGCGAGCGCGCGCTGCAGCGTGCCGGCGAGGTCGCGGCTGAGGTCGCCGGAGGGCGTGTCGTTCTGCAGGCCGAGCAGCACGGAGCCGTCGTCGCGGCGCAGCGCGGGCCAGGCCATGGGCAGGACGGTCGCGAGCGTGACCGACGGAACGCCCTCGGGCAGCCCGTCCTTGAGGGTCAGCGCGACGGTCGCGGCGGGCACCAGCTCGCGCATGGCCACCCAGTCGCACTCGCCGGCCAGTCCCTCGAAGGGGCGCTGGACCAGCTCGGTCACGGCGTGTGCGGCGGCCCGGCCGTGACAGGCCTTGTAGCGGCGACCGGATCCGCAGGGGCAGGGCTCGCGGGCTCCTACCACTGGAACCGGCTCGCTGACGCCTGCGGCGCGGGCCCCGTCCTTGAGCTGAGGCTTCGTCGCCTTCGTCTGGGGGCGCTTCTTGGCCATGGTGTGGCTTTCTCCCGATTGCGGCGGTGCTGTGTCGGGCGCGAGCCTAGCCGTACGTGCCGCCGAGGACCGTGTGGATCGTCGTTCCGGCCGGGCGGGTCGCCGGCCCGGCGTGTCGGCATCCGCCCGGAGCGCCGGGTCGGCGGCGTCGTCTCACCGGTCGCGGGAGTCGGGAGCGGTCGAGCCCGCTGCCCCCGTCGTGCGCCCTGCCGCGTCGGGTCTCTGCCGCGGTCGGGTGCGTACCGTCGGGTCCAACCGTCAGTCCAGATCCTCGAAGGGGTCCCCGTAGTCGAACGACGGGCCGGTGACGCGCGTAGCGAAATCCTCGCGGCGATGCCCTTCGGTGACGATCACCCACACGGTGACTTCACCGCTCGCGCTGTCGCGTACGCCCCAGTCCTGGGCCAGTGCGGTGATGATGTTGAGCCCACGGCCGCCGCGTGCGGTGACCGAGGGCGTGGCCGGAACGGGTCGGGTCGGACCACCTCCGTCCGTCACTTCGACCGTCAGCCGCCCCGCTTTGTCGACGCGCCACGCGGCGCGGATGTCCCCGTCGCCCACTTCGGCGCGCCCCAACGGTCTGCCATGACGGCAGGCGTTACTGAGGAGCTCGGAAAGGATCAGAACTGCATCGTCGACGACTGTTTCGGACAATCCGCTGAGCCTGAGCTGCTCGCGCATCCGCTGTCGTGCCGCACCCACGCCCGCAGGGCCATGGGGTACGGCCATGCTCGACGACGTGGGCACCTCCTGTGCCACCACAAACGCCACCCCCGAGACCTCCTTTGCCCCACGCCACGGTGTGAATGCCCCAATGGCCTGGACCGGAAACCGGCCAAGAGCAGGTCAGTGACGCACTCGTAACGGTCGGATACGGAGCGAACGCGCCGGAGCACTCCGCGTTATCAGGGCGAAAGGCGGCCCAGTTGGGACAGAACCTGTTTGGGGCGATTGGTGATGATTGCCTCCACGCCCAGCCGGGCGCAGAGCTCCACATCCTCCGGCTCGTTGACCGTCCAGACATGGACACGGTGGCCCGCGGCATGCAGCCGGGCGACGTAGGAGGGGTGGTTGCGTACGACCCGGATGCCCGGTCCCGCGATGCGGGAGCCGGCCGGGAGCCGTCCGTCGCGCAGCCGGGGGGACATGAACTGCATCAGATAGACGGTGGGGATGTTCGGCGCGGCCGCCGCGACCCTGTGCAGCGAGCGGGCCGAAAAGCTCATGATGCGCACGGGGGAGTCGTCGGGCGTCGCCGGTGCGTCCAGACCGAAGCGTTTCAGCAGCTGCAGCAGCCGCTCCTCCACCTGTCCCGCCCAGCGGGTGGGGTGCTTGGTCTCGATGGCCAGCTCGATACGGCGGCCCGCGTCGGCCACCAGTCCCAGCAGCTGTTCCAGGGTGAGTACGGAGGTGAACGAGGGGTCGCCCCAGTCCGGGCTCTCGGCCGCGTCCTTCCAGGAGCCGAAGTCCAGCGCGGCGAGATCGGCGAGCTCCAGGGCGGACACGGCGCCGCGGCCGTTGGAGGTGCGGTTGACGCGACGGTCGTGGACGCAGACCAGATGGCCGTCGGCGGTGAGCCGTACATCACATTCGAGCGCGTCCGCGCCGTCCTCGATCGCCTTGCGGTAGGCGGCGAGAGTGTGCTCGGGTGCGTCTTCGGAGGCGCCGCGGTGTGCGACGACCTGGATGCTGTGCTGCCGTGCTTGGGTCACGGCGTCATGGTGTCACCGTGACGGGGTAGGCGCGTGCACGGGGCGGACCGAGGCGGACGAATCGGGGCCGAAGCAGGACGGAAGCCGGACGTGAGGCGGACGGAAGACGGACGGAAGTCGGTCGCAAGCCCTTCGGGCGCCGCTCGGAGAGTCCATCGGCACCGTTCGGACGCTCCACGCGTGCGCCCGTTTCGTCGCAAGTAAAGGATTGCCGCGATACACACAGGTGCTGCTTACAGTGGACTGACGTGCTGTGGGAAAAGCTGGCCGCAGACAAGCGACGCGCAATCGACGTGGCGTGTGCATGGCGCGC encodes:
- a CDS encoding copper chaperone PCu(A)C — protein: MMRRTPFAVALVMTAGLALAGCSADSGPELKVSGAFMPQPVGDDMAAGFLTVVNNGGTADKLTSVTSDLSDDITIHTSKNQRMQQVKAFDVPADGSLDLERGGSHIMFMALKQKPEKGQKVSVELHFEKSGPIRVELPVKEATYNPAKH
- a CDS encoding ATP-binding protein translates to MSIWWSLHLRREAASVPLARRLLLGTMETAGVDPDVSYDLSVALSEACANAVEHGGDLHSGGASQAYRVTAYLDGEKCRIEVADSGPGFPAPGPGSAVRRGAVPGAAVPAVTAESGRGLCLIEQLADHVQVSNRPGHGVVVCFDKILKWREGALLRVS
- a CDS encoding bifunctional DNA primase/polymerase, with product MREILGRRRRLRYRRKRGPVQLDAALTCAVEWQWPVLPGAGPKATGSRGDRGRGCSCPDSECVVPGAHPFDPGILAATTDERMVRWWWTNRPAAPIVLATGGRAPCALSLPAVAAARALSALDGMGMRLGPVVATPTRWSILVAPYTLEQLGELLFAKDCVPSSLRFHGDGGYLVLPPSETGAGQVRWERAPLPGSATPWLPDVEAVVDALVEASASSAPDSGLYPPEAGEGSRLTY
- a CDS encoding PP2C family protein-serine/threonine phosphatase, which translates into the protein MLDITLRVRVHVDALIAAQNDMGVCDAIEQNAPAGKPADMSAPHLPKVAGIDSTVAGPPHTAAAAAPLPSVPAAPPAPGALIQDRLAGWVSDLTTLHELTERLARTATLDEALDELLRAGAALVGARRGLVTLEPRPGPLRDDCFHGGRGPSLAKGLGLTHAELGHIETVPRSATAYGRILDGLAPQPGRPGRPGVPQAVAHPDLLGDPALDPRHREVAIRLGYAASYTLPLAGDGSGTLGAAVWLYDEPAAPGERRCHLAGLYMRYATEHLARLLELEHARATVATVAEELLPSRLPRVPGVQLAARHRTGPHGGGDWYDALPLPEGALGLAVGSVSGSGPSALAAMGRLRASLRAYAVMEGEDPVAVLSDLELLLRLTEPARTATALFAYAEPAARKIVLAGAGHTPPLVVGERRTEFVETSLSAPLGMLACWEAPSVELSAEPGETVLLYTDGLLRRTGDPMDRAFARLHSAAAAVPKAVRDDPGAIADHVLHTVLPEGLDRMDGGEDIVLLAARFD
- a CDS encoding SCO family protein, coding for MHNPKSDAAPSRARRAPLIAGAAVAVAFAVAAGFALAANGDGTPAAQVSAEAKPKAATVLSRPFTKPDLVLTDTHGKKFDLRERTKGKPTLLFFGYTHCPDVCPLTMSNLAIARKQLPEADRDKLQVVFVTTDPERDTPAELGKWLRSAGDPSFIGLSGDFPTIQAGARQVGIGIDPPKKEKDGTVVSMHGAQVLAFSPKTDQGYVLYDDDTSHQEYAADLPELIKGETP
- a CDS encoding DUF5926 family protein, translated to MAKKRPQTKATKPQLKDGARAAGVSEPVPVVGAREPCPCGSGRRYKACHGRAAAHAVTELVQRPFEGLAGECDWVAMRELVPAATVALTLKDGLPEGVPSVTLATVLPMAWPALRRDDGSVLLGLQNDTPSGDLSRDLAGTLQRALAATPGMPVTGGGAEADGVRLQDLLDPQAPFEPVVHSGFEFWIPESAEQASPEVAASLERADAAAIPTVKLADVDSAYWCETPEKNHLRWVMPHPEEQLLDALARLHAAGTDSLGEGTRLVGSFRAHGLMVPVWDLPSGMGAEECEKPAAEFAERLTEALASDVPLTAEERRARGGLTNRQVTLS
- a CDS encoding ATP-binding protein, which translates into the protein MGAFTPWRGAKEVSGVAFVVAQEVPTSSSMAVPHGPAGVGAARQRMREQLRLSGLSETVVDDAVLILSELLSNACRHGRPLGRAEVGDGDIRAAWRVDKAGRLTVEVTDGGGPTRPVPATPSVTARGGRGLNIITALAQDWGVRDSASGEVTVWVIVTEGHRREDFATRVTGPSFDYGDPFEDLD
- a CDS encoding YcnI family copper-binding membrane protein, with amino-acid sequence MNVSRIALAGGVAVSSVLLVSGTAFAHVTVQPQGPAAKGGYATVNFKVPNERDNASTIKLEVSLPAEHPLASVMPQPVPGWKVEVTKSKLDKPLELHGNQITEAATKVTWTADGSKIGPGQFQQFPLSIGQLPEDADQLVFKAVQTYDNKDVVRWIEEPEKGAEEPESPAPVLTLSAATEDHHGGGAAGADAKGSKDGGENAGHHDEPASASGSGSDTTARVLGIAGIVVGGAGLAFGVLARRRRSA
- a CDS encoding aminopeptidase P family protein, producing the protein MAEELTPAESDLAATAAGAEEEEQPIKQRKNGLYPGVSDELAENMTTGWADTELRDLAPVPQAAQTAARRAALSARFPGERVVIPAGNLKTRSNDTEYSFRAATEYAYLTGDQTEDGVLVLEPKGDGHEATIHLLPRSNRENGEFWLSGQGELWVGRRHSLAEAEQLLGIPAEDVRELPEKLREATGPVRVVRGHDAGIEAALADKVTAERDEELRVHLSEARAVKDEFEIGELQKACDSTARGFEDVVKVLDKAEATSERYIEGTFFLRARVEGNDVGYGSICAAGPHATTLHWVRNDGPVRSGDLLLLDAGVETHTLYTADITRTLPINGRFTELQRKIYDAVYEAQEAGIAAVKPGAKYRNFHDAAQRVLAEKLVEWGLVEGPVERVLELGLQRRWTLHGTGHMLGMDVHDCAAARTEAYVDGTLEPGMCLTVEPGLYFQADDLTVPEEYRGIGVRIEDDILVTEDGNRNLSAALPRQADEIETWMAALKQG